From Anopheles darlingi chromosome 2, idAnoDarlMG_H_01, whole genome shotgun sequence, the proteins below share one genomic window:
- the LOC125959574 gene encoding uncharacterized protein LOC125959574, with protein MCTIRSAGAGAAGVLLLVAVSLVLSATPTAGQLKQNHGFNQQQQSPAEPAPQRYSEKVLLVSDSVTNLAQRIARAISSQKSKTEIFSPVSIAGAMSLLLLGSAGQTQKELLRVMGLEQTGISFKDIHMGFGRLFEDLVSNEASLEPLVHWRRNDKCNRVDEEEDEDDDYPPPPGSSANESPAHRISVANGLFLQSGLTPAYAFLNLTSHFYKGDVTNLDFASDSTGSAAYMNDWCARATNGKIRNIVQPIQLRGAQLIVASALYFKAKWETQFWTGETRPRPFYPNGELEPPFDVDTMTTISCFPYFNGHQTDYGVEILGLPYETGKSTMYIIYPKDSNRAKVQQAIATLGAPQLNWLIDRMTSKKGRVRIPKMSIANRLSLRGVLQQLGVSDLFDPARSNLSNILQDSAVTDNLDQFNEYFQPTGVKAPATRPIAVPTTTVRPLVPQQPNRPQPQRPIQQPQPQVLQQPQRPQAAPSAPSVQPIAPTVGIVTTQWNEQECALVENCIFTPAKGCSCTHQPVQRDEPITECGAKVANHYYDRTDKKCRLSVQINQQESYICVKRGYTTVQRLQNQQAACLANPACKYLWSECFCCQSQLLIQQQQQQQQQQQQQQQQQQQQQQQQQQQQQQQQQQQQQQLQQSQQQPNRSPGAQVVSRFDSEDQEENRDVRLRCVQIPYLNQQMLCNLYRYEWVPAQSVCIDRSKCYEVRNKRQINLQQQQQQLSNQVQRRPQPSLQQQLQQQLQQQQQQQQQRQIQKQQRSPLYVDQVIHQVVLDVNEQGTEGGAVTLAVIDRIGPSVTVNVDRPFVLYIRHDITNLPLFYGAVYDPRHLLVLPAGSKQHLITLANGLFVQNGYNLSRWYRQASMKLYQSEVQSLNFAEDTAGSTSYINRWVSEKTHDKIPKILSSQLAPATTLVLASALYFRALWHKTFIEGATKPREFYPDGREHPPIMVDMMGHGGCFPYYESPELDAQIVGVPYKRGLTTMYVIMPNDSNRAKVLALMAKLNSGNLNNLIDNMTMKTAIILFPKMHISNMLDLKRVLQMLGTRSLFSSSYSNLTGMVTELWNGDEFTNRYQEDLQFAAPEPRPTVNIPPYIMHPTPSMEGAIVFPRIQPNDTSDDELMLMTTDSVPATDVPAETTTTTTTSPKRGGRGKRGVSYKVPSSKQTQQVPLRSKDFILNKRIIKENGPVGKKGLRRRTKRNTASTPDQLLYVSNAVHQVDLEINEKGTEGGAATIITLNRSGTSVVFRADAPFVLLIRNDRTRMPLFYGAVFDPTS; from the exons ATGTGCACAATTCGctcagcaggagcaggagcagcaggagtgctgctgctggtggcggtatCACTAGTGCTGAGCGCCACTCCGACGGCTGGTCAGCTGAAACAAAACCATGGCtttaaccagcagcagcagagtccAGCCGAACCCGCGCCGCAACGATACTCCGAAAAGGTGCTGCTAGTCTCGGATAGTGTCACCAACCTGGCGCAACGAATCGCCCGAGCCATCTCGAGCCAGAAGAGCAAGACGGAGATCTTCTCGCCGGTGAGCATTGCCGGTGCGATGtccctactgctgctcggttcCGCCGGCCAGACGCAGAAGGAGCTGCTAAGGGTGATGGGCCTCGAGCAGACCGGAATATCGTTCAAGGACATCCACATGGGATTCGGGAGGCTGTTCGAAGATTTGGTGTCGAACGAGGCGAGCCTTGAACCGCTCGTCCACTGGCGCCGGAACGATAAGTGTAACCGCgttgatgaggaggaggacgaagacgacgattaTCCGCCGCCACCGGGCTCCAGTGCAAACGA ATCGCCAGCACATCGAATTTCGGTGGCAAACGGATTGTTTCTTCAGAGTGGCCTGACGCCGGCGTACGCTTTCCTCAACCTTACGAGCCACTTCTACAAGGGTGACGTCACCAATCTTGACTTTGCGTCCGATTCCACCGGATCGGCCGCATATATGAACGACTGGTGCGCACGAGCGACCAACGGCAAGATCCGGAATATTGTCCAACCAATTCAGTTGCGCGGTGCCCAGCTGATCGTGGCCAGTGCCCTCTACTTCAAGGCAAAGTGGGAAACGCAGTTCTGGACAGGCGAAACTCGGCCCCGTCCCTTCTATCCCAACGGTGAGCTCGAGCCACCGTTCGATGTTGACACCATGACCACGATTAGTTGCTTCCCGTACTTCAATGGACACCAGACGGATTACGGTGTTGAGATACTGGGATTGCCGTACGAAACGGGCAAGTCGACGATGTACATCATTTACCCGAAAGACTCGAACCGGGCCAAGGTACAGCAGGCAATAGCTACCCTTGGCGCACCACAGCTCAATtggttgatcgatcgaatgacGTCGAAGAAGGGCAGAGTGAGGATACCAAAGATGTCCATCGCGAATCGTCTTTCGTTGCGAGGTGTACTGCAGCAGCTCGGTGTTAGCGATCTGTTCGATCCAGCGCGAAGCAATCTGTCCAATATACTACAAGATTCGGCCGTTACTGACAACCTGGACCAATTTAACGAATACTTCCAACCAACGGGGGTGAAAGCGCCCGCCACAAGACCGATCGCAGTTCCGACCACCACGGTGCGACCCTTGGTTCCACAACAACCGAATCGACCCCAACCTCAGCGACCGATCCAGCAACCGCAGCCGCAGGTACTACAGCAACCTCAGCGACCACAGGCAGCACCTTCGGCACCTTCAGTACAGCCCATTGCACCTACCGTCGGTATAGTGACGACACAATGGAACGAACAGGAGTGCGCACTGGTAGAAAACTGCATCTTTACGCCGGCCAAAGGTTGCTCCTGCACACATCAGCCCGTGCAGCGCGATGAACCGATCACGGAATGTGGTGCCAAGGTTGCCAACCATTATTACGATAGGACAGATAAAAAATGCCGTTTGTCTGTGCAGATTAATCAGCAGGAGTCGTACATTTGTGTCAAGCGAGGATACACGACCGTACAACGGCTACAAAACCAGCAAGCAGCCTGCCTGGCCAATCCTGCCTGTAAATATCTTTGGTCAGAATGTTTCTGTTGCCAGTCGCAGTTGCttattcagcagcagcaacaacagcagcagcaacagcagcagcagcaacagcagcagcaacagcagcagcaacagcagcagcaacagcagcagcaacagcagcagcaacagcagcagcaactgcagcagtcacagcagcaaccgaataGATCTCCAGGAGCTCAGGTTGTTAGTCGATTCGACTCAGAAGATCAGGAGGAGAATAGAGATGTACGGTTAAGATGTGTTCAGATTCCGTACCTAAACCAGCAGATGCTTTGCAATTTGTATCGTTATGAATGGGTACCGGCACAAAGTGTGTGCATAGACAGATCGAAGTGCTATGAAGTTCGAAATAAGCGCCAGATCaacttgcagcaacagcagcaacagctatcGAATCAAGTGCAACGCCGTCCGCAACCGTCActtcaacagcagctacagcagcagctacagcagcagcaacagcaacagcagcaaaggcaaatccaaaaacaacaacgttCACCACTGTACGTTGATCAAGTCATACACCAGGTGGTGTTGGATGTGAACGAGCAAGGTACGGAAGGTGGTGCGGTGACACTGGCCGTGATCGATCGTATTGGGCCCTCCGTGACGGTCAACGTGGACCGGCCGTTCGTGTTATACATTCGGCACGATATCACAAACCTGCCCCTGTTCTACGGCGCGGTGTATGATCCACGG CATTTGTTAGT GCTTCCTGCGGGTTCCAAACAGCACCTGATCACTCTCGCCAACGGCCTCTTTGTACAGAATGGTTACAACCTGAGCCGCTGGTATCGTCAGGCATCGATGAAGCTGTACCAGTCCGAGGTGCAGTCGCTTAACTTCGCCGAAGATACGGCCGGTTCGACGAGCTACATCAACCGATGGGTGAGCGAGAAAACGCACGACAAGATTCCTAAGATCCTGTCGTCGCAGCTGGCCCCTGCCACGACACTCGTCCTAGCCAGTGCCCTGTACTTCCGGGCGCTGTGGCACAAAACCTTCATCGAGGGTGCCACGAAGCCGCGAGAATTTTACCCGGACGGCCGAGAGCACCCGCCAATCATGGTGGATATGATGGGGCACGGTGGTTGCTTCCCGTACTACGAATCGCCCGAACTGGACGCCCAGATCGTGGGCGTACCGTACAAGAGGGGCCTCACCACGATGTACGTCATCATGCCGAACGATTCGAATCGGGCGAAGGTCCTCGCTCTGATGGCTAAGCTCAACAGTGGCAACCTTAATAATCTGATCGATAATATGACGATGAAGACCGCAATCATACTGTTCCCGAAGATGCACATCAGCAATATGCTCGATCTGAAACGTGTCCTACAGATGCTCGGCACACGATCGCTTTTCTCGTCCTCGTACAGCAATCTGACCGGTATGGTGACGGAACTTTGGAACGGAGATGAGTTTACGAACCGGTATCAAGAGGATCTGCAATTCGCTGCCCCGGAGCCACGGCCAACAGTTAACATTCCACCGTACATCATGCACCCAACGCCATCGATGGAGGGTGCGATAGTATTTCCACGCATCCAACCCAACGATACCTCGGACGAtgagctgatgctgatgaccaCCGATAGTGTGCCAGCTACTGACGTACCAGCAGAAactacaacaactactacaacGAGCCCGAAACGTGGAGGTCGTGGAAAGCGTGGTGTTAGCTACAAAGTTCCGAGCAGCAAGCAGACTCAACAGGTTCCGTTGCGCAGCAAGGACTTTATCCTGAACAAGCGTATCATCAAGGAGAATGGTCCGGTTGGTAAGAAGGGTTTGCGAAGGCGCACGAAGCGTAACACCGCCAGCACTCCCGATCAGCTGCTGTACGTCAGCAATGCCGTGCACCAGGTTGATCTGGAGATCAATGAAAAGGGTACCGAGGGTGGTGCGGCAACAATCATAACGCTTAACCGATCCGGTACTAGTGTTGTGTTCCGGGCGGACGCTCCGTTCGTGCTGCTGATTCGCAACGATAGAACGCGAATGCCGCTGTTCTATGGTGCCGTCTTCGATCCGACTTCCTAA
- the LOC125949869 gene encoding uncharacterized protein LOC125949869, protein MLDIIIKTANKDDFTEAIFLLVDFIVEVPRSQHTRERLATLLGHPVASEELKALLKHFENLVRNYCVGELDADRLRSHFTNLAADQQGRLLEIVNLRKPEIAQKLIDEVNRREGGVPLVEWFDWNVSWVMGSSSLASFRKQLCTVTLACRDVDSRSRTVSFEMDKGQVEETIRQLELIV, encoded by the exons ATGCTAGATATCATCATTAAAACAGCCAACAAAGATGACTTCACGGAA GCCATTTTTCTGCTTGTGGATTTCATCGTCGAAGTGCCGCGGTCCCAACACACCCGGGAAAGATTGGCTACTTTGCTTGGACACCCGGTGGCCAGCGAGGAACTGAAGGCGCTTCTAAAGCACTTTGAAAATCTCGTCCGCAATTACTGTGTAGGAGAACTCGACGCTGATCGCTTGCGGTCCCATTTCACGAATCTTGCCGCGGACCAGCAGGGCCGTCTGCTGGAGATAGTGAACCTGCGGAAACCGGAAATAGCACAGAAGCTCATTGATGAGGTAAATAGGCGAGAGGGCGGGGTTCCATTGGTGGAATGGTTCGATTGGAATGTTAGCTGGGTGATGGGAAGCAGTAGTTTGGCCTCGTTCCGCAAGCAACTGTGTACGGTTACGCTGGCGTGCCGGGATGTTGATTCGCGGTCCCGGACGGTGAGCTTCGAGATGGACAAAGGCCAGGTGGAGGAAACCATTCGTCAACTCGAACTGATAGTATGA